DNA sequence from the Scophthalmus maximus strain ysfricsl-2021 chromosome 1, ASM2237912v1, whole genome shotgun sequence genome:
TCTTCCTGGAGAAGGACATGtcattcctcttctctttctccgtgGCTTTGATGTCACTGTGAGTGTACATGTCAGTTTGTTGCCGAGTCAATCAGGGATGGCGAAGGTTGAATTAATTCACTATATCATTctgtcactcctcctccctgccccctGCCACTCACTCATTTAAGcttccctttcctcccctctgtcctgctgtcagacagacaggcaggcagtaTTAACCCACTCGCAGGTGTTGCAGCTACCGCAAACCTAACAGCGGACACAGGCAGGCTGCTTCGTGCCATCGATCCCTgtgctcaaaaaaacaaacacttgtggTGGTTTCACAGTGACTAGGCTTCAAGGAAaacttgtaaataaataaagaaattggTGAGACATTTTCTCCCAGACCAGTTACCCTTTGAGTCGGTAAAGATCATCAATTATTAACAGCACACACagtgagggtgaggagagagacagcaggggaGGTAGAAGTAGGcctcagagggagagagagagagagaggaggacaaaaagaaagggaTGGGGGGGCAAATTACATTTAACAACCATTGAAAACCATAATCGAAAATGTATGAATCAAACTGTTTAAAGTGAAAGTTTTTAATGTCAAATCTTTGTTTGATTGTTAACTGTCACATACATGTAGAGGCATTTTCTCTGAAATCCTGTCGACCAAAACTATAAAgtattataaaaatgaaatctgtaCTGAGATATTTAAGGGAATGTACTTTtgtcgatatatatatatatatatatatatatatatatatagtaatttCACAGGTTCTGAATCTCATCTAATAATTGACAAGAAAAGTAATCTTTTTGAACCAGGAGCACGCTTATCACTATGAAAGCAGAATGACTTTACTTTAAACCCCACTCCGTTCCTTTCTCCTCCCAGCCAATAACAGTCGATGGTGTTTTCGTTAGGCGGCCCGCCATTAGAGAGCTCGTCGTGTCTATCTACATACTGCTCTTTATCAGTTGGTCAATTATTTACAGTAGCAGATTCAAATGtatgattcaaattcaaaatgcctTTGGACACAGTGCGTTTTCATGTACTTCTATAGTAGGCGACCGGCTGTAAAAGCCATGTGATTGGCCACGTAAAAACGCCACTCAAAGTTCATCGCGCCGCCATTGGTCCCAATCCAAAAACAGTCCCGCCCCCACTGATCGCAGCCCTGAGTGCCCGCGGAAGTTGGTTTGTGGAGTGAGGACGGGATGCTATGAATTTGTGTGAATTAATGCGAAACACGTCGACGTTTTCCGTAGTTTCTCCGGAAAGTGTCCTTCTCCGTTGCAGAAGCAGATGAGcggtaagaagaagaagggctGGAATGAATTACATTTCGCTCTCTTTAAtgcggggtgggggggaaagggaCAGTCtaagttagctagctagcaagctaGCATCGGTAAGTAGCCACCAGCGTTACAGGTTCCCTCTGAATAAAGCGTTAACTTAAAACCTACAGTTTTAAAGTGCTTTATCGTGATAAGCCAACAGTGATACTCTGATGTGTCTGTATTAAATCACCTAGCGAAGTGTCCGGGTGAGAGAACCCCGGCGACAACTACACttaagcaaaaagaagaagaagaaaaagagagagacatcgGGGTCGATGACATCGCCTGTCGCCTCGTTGTCGTCTCTGCTTTGTGGTGTTATTGAGGTTGACGTGTCTCGCGGTCTGTCGTGTGTCCAGTGTGCTGGGGCGAGATGTTGAAGTGCGGCATGCTGGAGCGGGACAGGCTGACTCTCAAGAGACGCTCCGCTGTCCTCTGCAAACAGCTGGTGGTGGACGAGATGCTcgttcagctgctgcaggcggACGACATCCTCACCGAGAGCATGGCAGAGAGCATCATGGTATGTAAACAGTGACAGGGTCATCTGTCAGCAGAGACGATCTCAGTTGTAATATTCAGCTGTAGTTCATATCATCCAACCAACACCTTGTTTAGATGGATGGACATTGTTTGTTTGcgtgaccaccagcagctttgGTTAAGATTATGGTTTGAGTCAAGTTTAAACCTAAATGTTTAATAATCACGTCGTAACCACAAACGGCTCCCATGATATATTTGTTAAATGTAGTATTTTCAACTCATGATCATGACTTAACTCTTTATGTAGGCCTTTAATAACATATACATTCAAACAATGTCCCTTTGGCTGAACTACTCATGGTTCATGTCCACACTAGGGATTGTAACGTGTGTCTAAAGTAAGCAGAatggagggaaacagaaaaacaagtgttATTAGGAATTGTGTAGACACATGGTTCCTACGTAGTCACacagataaatatataattgtttATGTCCGACATTTCTCGCAGTCCATTACCAAAATTAGACAGTGAATACAATTAGTTGAATCCATTTTATTCATGTAGATGTTGGCTTTTCTTTTGATGTGACTGCCAGTGGCATTATACCAACATGAGTCACATGTGTGAAGTTAAAAAACTGACCCAAACAAAAGAGGGTCAGCAGGCGAAGTTGACTAGCTTGCCGTTTGAAACAATCCCATGAAAACGCAAGGGATTGTTTCTGTTTGACATTACTGATGACCACATTAGATGCTCCCTTTAAACGGCCAGTGTCTGGTCAAACGCGCGTCATTTTATTGTTTGGACTGATCTTAGTGACACGGTGAGTCAGCACTGGGTGGttgtaaatcaaaatgtcatgaTATTAGTGGTTTGAGAATAGTAAATCTAATGTATGATTAGATTTAATCTTTGTCAGTGATCTTTAGTTGCACGGTGTGACCTCCTCCACTCTAGGCTGAGCAGACATCTCAGAAACGAAGCTGGCGTCTGCTGCTACTCTTACCAAAGCGAGGGCCCAAAGCCTTCAGCCACTTCTGTGCAGCTCTCCGAGAAACTGAGCAGCAACATCTGCGTGACCTGCTCACACAATCACCAGAAAAAGACGGTAAAGAGACGCACATAGAGGTGAGTGTCTTTGTCATTTAACATCAGTGCACATTAAttaccaacacacacagctATACATAGCGGATTCTTCATATAACAAAGAATGAacaaaaactacatttttttttgtatcattgaATATATCAGTGTATTTTAAGGATTTTTCCTAATTGTCAGCTCCGTTACACATAATCCCATTTCGAAGAAAGATGTTATATGCAGTTATTTGATCTCCTGCCGACATCCGCATTAGtaagagagggaagaggtgaaGTGAGCAGCACCACATCATGCCCACTCTGGGCCTCAGGTAGCTGCCAATGCTCAGGCTCATCATTCAGAGGGTTGGTCCCAGTCAGGTTGGAGGACAGGAACAAAGAGAGGCAGAAGATGAGGAAAAGAGGACGAAATAAGCACACAGATGTGAGAATTACAAGCCACATCCATCTTAAACTGACAACCAGATGGCCCGATTGAGTTTCCAGACAGCAGGCAGGAGATTCCTTAATAGTTAAGTTATCATAGCAGTTGTCACATTTCCATATCAAACtacagctgctcctgctgccacTGACAAGGAACAAAATCCTTCATCTGTCtaatgtggattattttcttttaaacagctCATGTTATGCTTTTAATGATTTTAACTTCAGGGGCTTGTGGACTCTTCGTTCCCACTCCCCACGCAGGAGGGTGTTGCAGCCAAAAGACCAAGGACACATGGTGAGTAGTATTGCAGCATAGCCTGTGTTTAAGTTGAAACAGGGTTCTTTatatcttgtgtttttatttttctgtttccctgGAGACACAGGGCAGTGTCTGGACAAAATAGTTTACCTGTTGTTCAGCTTTAAAACACAGGTCTTTCAATTCACttgaacacaaaaacattctGTGACCAGCAATTGTAGAGGAATTTCATCTGAGTGAGTTGTTTATTACGTAATCTTATCACTGAGagtctgggattttttttcctaccaTCTGTACCTGCAGGCACCACGCCCTGAGAGTGACTCATTCATTGCACCGTAGTCCAGAGTCTGTTGTcacaccactgctgctgctggctgcagaaaacatttatttaaaaacgaGCTTCAGCATGTTAATTTGCAACaagctgatgttttgtttgtgtgtttgctgcagagtCCATGGAGTTTAGTCTGGATGCAGACAGTCCCATTAACACTCCTGTGCTCCCGTGCACGCCAGACTTTTACCTCTCCCACTGCCAGCAGGTAAAATACTTCTCTTCACCAGGTTAGCGCAACAGTTTTGcattgtaaaagtaaaatacattttcctgaGGTAATTTTTTAATCACTGATCCACTCTTTCCCCTATTTTCATgtatgtattcatgtttttttgttttactctctCAATTTCCCCGCTCCAGTCCTACAGAATGAATTCGTCCCCTCGTGGCTTTGCCTTGGTGATCAGtaatgtgacctttgacccttgtGCTGCCCCTGACCTTGACACCAGGAAGGGAGGTGAAGTTGACGATGAGGTCCTCAGGAAGGTCTTCACAGAGTTGGACTACCTGGTTGCTGTCCACAGAGACCTCACTGCTCAGGtagcgcacgcacgcacgcacgcacacacacacacacacacacacaatgttgtgACAGGGAGTGGAACTTTGAGAGCTATGAAAGAGGAACCTAAGCAAGACAGAGTGGTGATGATATCACAAAGTAAACAGTGATACATGTTAGATTTCGTAAACACATTGTCGCCAGAACAACTTATTTAAAAAGTATTCCAAAAGTCGGACGCCTTAGACACATGATTATGTACAGTTACCCAAAGCTTTCCTGATTCCTTATACCTTTTCTAGGGCATGATGTCATGCATTGAGAATTTCTGCCGACGACCAGAGCACCGGTCAGTGGACAGCTGTGTGGTGTGTCTCCTCTCGCACGGAGTGGAAGGAGCCGTGTATGGCACAGACGGACAGCTCATGCAGGTCTGTTTCTCTGATGATGTTCTTTGCTGATGCATGTAATTTCATTCAAGGACAAAGATGTAATCCCTTTCATCTAACATGGGGCATGTTTGTGTCTTGGTCATTTTTACAGCTGGACTGGGTGTTTGAGGCCTTTGATAATTCCCGCTGTCCAATGCtacaaaataaaccaaagaTGTTCTTCATCCAGGCCTGCAGAGGAGGTGAGTGTTATGACTGTATGTATTACTATGCAAATATTTAAGCAAATTTTAGGGTATATCATAAATCTCTTAGCACATCAAGTCACCCTCTCTGTCCACTTGGACAGGTTACCTCTGTGGCAGCTCATTGTATTGTATCATAATATGTCATATTCCAATGTTCTGCAATaggtctgattaaaaaaaaaagaaaagaaaatgtaattaatcaATGACTTGCTCCCAGTCAGTCTCTGTGATGGAGGTTAATGCCTGACTACACAGCTGATGATGCCCCTGACAAATCCTCAGATCGCTCAGGAGCAATCCTAACTACTGTTCCCCCGATCCACCAGAGAGCCCACCACAGGTCTGCTACTAAAAGACCAATAGGTGTGGTTGGCCAAAGCTTCTTCAAATAGTTTTCTTACATTGTTCAAATTCTAAAAAATTCACCCAAACTTTGCCCCAAAAAGACCAAAGACTGTAATAGACTAGCGATGGAACTGTTACCGGTTTGATGGTAAACCACTGTGAAATTCCTTGACGGTTAGTTCTACCGTTTCaaatttttaattatcattaaaaccaCGGTTGATTACCACGGTAGATTACCCCTACGCAGTTAGCAACAGTCTCCCAGACGCAGCAGgcaacgtgttttttttgtggatccAAGTGGCGTAGGAGCTGTatgtataattttaaaaaatgccgTGATAGTACTGATTACCGTGATCATTTTGGTCACTATAACTGCAATGTAAAATGTTCATACCATTACATCTCTATAATAGACAGTCTGCAATATTAGAAAAAGACTAGACTGAATTTGAGTACTTCAgtccagtatttttttcccccaccaaa
Encoded proteins:
- the casp2 gene encoding caspase-2 isoform X2 — its product is MSVCWGEMLKCGMLERDRLTLKRRSAVLCKQLVVDEMLVQLLQADDILTESMAESIMAEQTSQKRSWRLLLLLPKRGPKAFSHFCAALRETEQQHLRDLLTQSPEKDGKETHIEGLVDSSFPLPTQEGVAAKRPRTHESMEFSLDADSPINTPVLPCTPDFYLSHCQQSYRMNSSPRGFALVISNVTFDPCAAPDLDTRKGGEVDDEVLRKVFTELDYLVAVHRDLTAQGMMSCIENFCRRPEHRSVDSCVVCLLSHGVEGAVYGTDGQLMQLDWVFEAFDNSRCPMLQNKPKMFFIQACRGDEMDCGVEQIDGPARTCSPSCEQRDAGREGKGDADSIERGDMGRPRIKLPQRSDMICGFASLKGTAAMRNTKRGSWFIQELNAALRLQARDTHLADILVQVNRRIKEREGYAPGTAHHRCKEMSEFTSSLCKDLYLFPKYQP
- the casp2 gene encoding caspase-2 isoform X1 produces the protein MSVCWGEMLKCGMLERDRLTLKRRSAVLCKQLVVDEMLVQLLQADDILTESMAESIMAEQTSQKRSWRLLLLLPKRGPKAFSHFCAALRETEQQHLRDLLTQSPEKDGKETHIEGLVDSSFPLPTQEGVAAKRPRTHESMEFSLDADSPINTPVLPCTPDFYLSHCQQSYRMNSSPRGFALVISNVTFDPCAAPDLDTRKGGEVDDEVLRKVFTELDYLVAVHRDLTAQGMMSCIENFCRRPEHRSVDSCVVCLLSHGVEGAVYGTDGQLMQLDWVFEAFDNSRCPMLQNKPKMFFIQACRGDEMDCGVEQIDGPARTCSPSCEQRDAGREGKGDADSIERGDMGRPRIKLPQRSDMICGFASLKGQRTCTAAMRNTKRGSWFIQELNAALRLQARDTHLADILVQVNRRIKEREGYAPGTAHHRCKEMSEFTSSLCKDLYLFPKYQP